The following proteins are co-located in the Palaemon carinicauda isolate YSFRI2023 chromosome 3, ASM3689809v2, whole genome shotgun sequence genome:
- the LOC137632109 gene encoding tropomyosin-like — MAWCCGDEDSHREAEKFLDLMDREEMERLHPAVYDGANYVTGETKEHAQLEEASQKDLSEELDGAEDGTKLFDDFFPRIHQETETTNKLQRICEEVHGAEEEEIELSKDNIAISALNADLDRVNKKIKGLMASLEKAESQNDELREELLAKTFEVCNNIGNLALIHDLERANKNIESLFVSLEKAEARNDQIRDELFAKAYVEKELENAHEEIRILEKRLERVTGDLETANEKLLEKRDLEEYVESADNEIRTLGSTGQCQG; from the coding sequence ATGGCATGGTGCTGTGGAGACGAGGATTcacatagagaagcagaaaaattcttggatttgatggatcgggaggaaatggagagactgcacccagcagtctacgatggggcaaattatgtaACTGGAgaaactaaggaacacgcacaattggaggaagcatctcaaaaggatctaagtgaggaGTTGGACGGTGCCGAAGATGGAACTAAGTTATTTGATGATTTCTTCCCTAGAATACACCAAGAAACGGAGACAACCAATAAattacaacgcatctgtgaagaggtgcatggagcagaggaagaagaaattgagttatctaaggacAACATAGCCATATCAGCTTTAAATGCAGATTTAGATAGAGTCAATAAGAAAATTAAGGGTCTTATGGCAAGTCTGGAGAAAGCTGAAagtcaaaacgatgaacttcgagaggagcttttGGCCAAGACATTTGAGGTAtgtaataacatcggtaacttagctttaattcATGATTTAGAGAGAGCCAATAAGAATATTGAGTCGCTttttgtaagtctagaaaaagctgaagctcgaaacgatcaaattcgtgatgagcttttcgccaaggcatatgtagaaaaggaattagaaaatgcccatgaggagattcggatactcgagaagaggCTGGAAAGAGTAACAGGAGATCTCGAGACAGCCAACGAGAAACTTCTGGAAAAGAGAGACTTGGAGGAATACGTTGAAAGTGCTGATAATGAGATCCGAACACTGGGCTCAACTGGACAGTgtcaaggctga